The DNA sequence ATGGGAAATTCTCGGCGTCCTCAACAATGACATGATTGGTAATATTGAAGGTATCGATGGCGTCATTGACAATACGACATTTCGGGTTTTCAGTGAACCCACACCTCCTAATGAGACCGAGCAAGAGCGGATCTGGCGTCGTTTTTATGGTGGTGAAGTCGACGGGCCATCACGCCAATTGGCAAGGTATATCGACAAAATGACCGAGCAGTTTTTTACCAACCTTGACGCCATTATGATCTATCGTCTGGATCGCTTTGGCAGAGGAGGTCACCATCGCCCCTTCAACGACCTGGGCTTCCCGGGGGTGCGCATCATGGAAACCCACGAAAATTACAACCGCCAACACCAGGATTTAAGGACCGAAGACGGAATAGCCTACGGTGATGTGATAGAAGGTGTGAATTTTGAATATGCCGCGAAATTGACGGGCGTCAATATGGTCACCCTCGCCTCGCTGGCAAGCGCCCCGCCAGCTCCAGAAGGTTTGATGATTGGCGGAGCAGTACAACCTTCGACGCTACTCGAATGGAATGCCAGTGAAGATCCTGATTTGGCCGGGTACGTTGTCTACTGGAGAGATACAACCGCTCCCCAATGGCAACATGCACGCTATTTTCCGGCGAATACAACGGCGGTAGAACTCACCGGCATCGTGATTGATAACTATCTCTTCGGAGTAGCCAGCATTGGAAAAAATGGCGATCAAAGCTTGGTCTCCTATCCACGTACGTTGATTCCAAGGCGACGATAATTACAAACACCTTCTCGTTAACCTAGCAAGTAATTAAGGGTATGAAACGTTTCTTATTAATACTATTCTGCTTAATTCCTTTACTAAACTACAGCCAGCAGGTAGACCTGGTTCCAGCACGGTTCCCTTTTGAAGAGACACTGGAATACAATCCTGGTATCCAGTCGCCAGCCGATTTTCTGGGATATGAGTTAGGCGAACGATTTACCGAATACCATCGCTCAGTGGCTTATTTCAAATACCTGGCAAGCCAATCCGATCGGATCACGCTCCAGCAATATGGAGAAACGTACGAGCAACGGCCTCTGATTAATTTGGTAATAAGCAGTCCTGAAAACCATGCCCGCATGGAGACCTTGCGCGAGCGGCACCTGAAGTTAATGGATGCTAATTTCGCCGCCAGTGAAGAAGGTAAGAAGGTCATCGCCAATGACCCGGTATTCACTTCGTTTAGCTATAACATTCACGGTAATGAGGCTTCCTCTACCGAAGCAGCAATGCAAGTAGCTTATCGCCTGGCGGCAGTCAATGACAAGGAAACGGCCCAGGTTTTGGCAAAAAGCGTCATCCTGATGTTCGTCTGCATCAACCCCGATGGCCGCGACCGATACGTCTACTGGATCAATGGTGCTGGCCGCCAGCAACCGGGTATCAATCCCAATGATTTTGAACATTTCGCTCCCTGGCCAAATGGCCGAACCAATCATTATTGGTTTGATTTGAATAGAGACTGGATCTGGGGTGTGCACCCAGAGTCGCGTGGGCATACTGCCGAG is a window from the Lewinella sp. LCG006 genome containing:
- a CDS encoding M28 family metallopeptidase yields the protein MDKSILALVIILTTNFLAAQDATPPVLNPLMYKIAEAASPARLEADIRTLVNFGTRHTLSDTLSETRGIGAARRWIKASFDKISTDCDDCLQVEYQRTLVPAADNRRIPEDTWVVNVMAIQKGTRYPNRYVIMSGDIDSRVSDPLNGTDDSPGANDNASGMAGVIEAARVLSKYEFPVSIIYVGLSGEEQGLFGGQHLAQKALDEGWEILGVLNNDMIGNIEGIDGVIDNTTFRVFSEPTPPNETEQERIWRRFYGGEVDGPSRQLARYIDKMTEQFFTNLDAIMIYRLDRFGRGGHHRPFNDLGFPGVRIMETHENYNRQHQDLRTEDGIAYGDVIEGVNFEYAAKLTGVNMVTLASLASAPPAPEGLMIGGAVQPSTLLEWNASEDPDLAGYVVYWRDTTAPQWQHARYFPANTTAVELTGIVIDNYLFGVASIGKNGDQSLVSYPRTLIPRRR